In one window of Opitutaceae bacterium DNA:
- the coxB gene encoding cytochrome c oxidase subunit II: MTFPSLPCIPVRRAYQALAVACLPLFTGGWIYGPQSTFEAEGPVARSQLDLFYVTLWVCTIIFVIVGGVLAYATLKFKAKDNDPAREPPEQSHGNPVVEISLIGASIMALVIIAVPTIHGILYTYDVPEAERANAYEVTATGYQWWFRFEYPKEQIDGSGNLVTANELVVPAGRPVRVNLRTVDVIHSFWVPKLAGKVDMIPNRGNFLWLQADKPGYFWGQCAEYCGESHAVMRFRVIALAENDFNAWLANQKHPARKAGSLFAGALEQPRIQFASYTYEKHRLNAPGWSEAFDQQPFAAWKKQQEITVNDDLELVAQGRKIFMEKTCVGCHTIRGHEGLGITGPDLTHVGARTTIAGGLLENTQENLHRWLVEPNHVKPGNKMWFGGYMARNDAGEWKPNFTVSDKEANALVAYLHSLK, encoded by the coding sequence ATGACATTTCCCTCTCTTCCTTGCATTCCGGTACGGCGCGCGTACCAGGCATTGGCTGTTGCCTGCCTGCCGCTTTTCACGGGCGGATGGATCTATGGTCCGCAATCCACCTTCGAGGCCGAAGGCCCCGTGGCCAGGTCACAACTGGATCTCTTCTATGTGACACTTTGGGTGTGCACCATCATCTTTGTCATTGTCGGCGGGGTGCTCGCCTACGCCACATTGAAGTTCAAGGCGAAGGACAACGATCCCGCACGTGAACCTCCGGAACAAAGCCACGGTAATCCGGTGGTCGAGATCAGCCTCATCGGTGCCTCCATCATGGCACTGGTCATCATAGCAGTGCCCACGATTCACGGCATCCTTTACACTTATGACGTTCCCGAAGCGGAGCGTGCGAACGCCTATGAGGTCACGGCGACAGGCTACCAATGGTGGTTCAGGTTTGAATATCCCAAGGAGCAGATCGACGGCTCGGGAAACTTGGTGACAGCCAACGAACTGGTTGTCCCCGCGGGAAGGCCCGTCCGCGTCAATCTGCGCACCGTCGATGTCATCCACTCCTTCTGGGTTCCCAAGCTCGCCGGAAAGGTCGACATGATTCCGAACCGCGGAAACTTCCTCTGGCTCCAGGCGGACAAGCCGGGCTACTTCTGGGGGCAATGCGCGGAATACTGCGGCGAGTCGCACGCCGTGATGCGTTTTCGCGTGATTGCGCTCGCGGAAAACGACTTCAACGCGTGGCTCGCCAACCAGAAGCATCCCGCCCGAAAGGCCGGATCGCTCTTTGCCGGCGCTCTCGAACAGCCGCGCATACAGTTCGCGTCCTACACCTACGAAAAGCACAGGCTCAATGCCCCGGGCTGGAGCGAGGCTTTTGACCAGCAGCCGTTCGCGGCATGGAAAAAGCAGCAGGAGATAACCGTCAACGACGATCTCGAGCTGGTTGCCCAGGGGCGGAAGATCTTCATGGAGAAGACCTGCGTGGGCTGCCACACCATCCGCGGACATGAAGGCCTGGGCATCACCGGCCCGGACCTCACCCATGTTGGCGCACGAACAACCATCGCCGGCGGCCTGCTGGAAAACACGCAGGAGAATCTGCACCGATGGCTCGTCGAACCCAACCACGTGAAACCAGGCAACAAGATGTGGTTCGGAGGCTACATGGCGCGCAACGATGCCGGTGAATGGAAACCCAATTTCACGGTCAGCGACAAGGAGGCCAATGCGCTCGTCGCCTACCTGCACAGCCTCAAGTAA
- a CDS encoding cytochrome C oxidase subunit IV family protein — translation MSVTTFDHASSSNSGHEASKFHIFVQVAMLLAVITGLEIVVIYLPLPYFAVFVTLAILSLAKFMFVIFIFMHLRWDKVFCTLLFFLGLVLAGGTAIALHALFSATASKPTGSAYDTALASPRPAPIVSVA, via the coding sequence ATGAGTGTCACCACCTTTGATCACGCTTCCTCCTCCAACTCCGGACACGAGGCGAGCAAGTTCCATATCTTTGTCCAGGTTGCGATGCTTCTCGCGGTCATCACCGGCCTCGAGATCGTCGTGATCTACCTGCCCCTGCCGTACTTTGCGGTGTTCGTGACCCTGGCCATTCTGTCGCTGGCCAAGTTCATGTTCGTCATTTTCATCTTCATGCACCTGCGCTGGGACAAGGTGTTCTGCACCCTGCTGTTTTTCCTGGGTCTGGTGCTTGCAGGAGGCACCGCCATCGCACTCCATGCGCTGTTCTCGGCGACCGCCAGCAAGCCCACCGGCTCGGCCTACGACACCGCGCTGGCCAGCCCGCGTCCCGCCCCCATTGTCAGCGTTGCCTGA
- a CDS encoding heme-copper oxidase subunit III, with product MSSQAAQATIDHHHDATTSTGIPNKKLFMWTFLASDCMFFGSLISMHVVYRVHPPAGSPDPRSIFSIELTSFSTFILLMSSLLMALAVNAIQKGNLQSTRRNLLGTIFFGLIFLGCQIYEFQHFVHEKGLTLSSSLFGSTFYTLTGTHGCHVAIGVLWLIFMYIRTFKPENADASRKPWFIVSIAHFLVFAVAVVLGVHVVVSLAHQIQTPAFAIGGFLAGHALALIGLLVSLAGLYAMGRQSGAVDFNQSHAIDVESMGLYWHFVDIVWIIIFPVVYLLEYF from the coding sequence ATGAGCAGTCAAGCGGCCCAGGCCACCATCGATCATCATCACGACGCCACCACGTCGACCGGCATTCCGAACAAGAAGCTGTTCATGTGGACCTTCCTGGCGTCGGACTGCATGTTCTTCGGATCGCTGATCTCGATGCATGTCGTCTATCGCGTGCATCCTCCGGCGGGATCACCCGACCCGCGCTCCATCTTCTCGATCGAGCTCACATCCTTCTCGACATTCATCCTGCTGATGTCGTCGCTGCTGATGGCTCTCGCGGTGAACGCCATCCAGAAGGGCAACCTCCAGAGCACGCGGCGCAATCTGCTTGGCACGATCTTCTTCGGATTGATCTTCCTGGGCTGCCAGATCTACGAGTTCCAGCACTTCGTTCATGAGAAAGGCCTGACCCTTTCGAGCAGTCTGTTCGGTTCGACCTTCTACACCCTTACCGGCACTCACGGGTGCCACGTGGCGATCGGCGTGCTGTGGCTGATCTTCATGTACATTCGCACGTTCAAGCCGGAGAACGCCGACGCGTCGCGCAAACCCTGGTTCATTGTCAGCATCGCCCACTTCCTCGTTTTCGCGGTGGCCGTCGTCCTCGGCGTTCATGTGGTCGTTTCCCTCGCCCACCAGATACAGACGCCCGCATTTGCCATCGGCGGCTTTCTCGCGGGACACGCGCTCGCGCTCATCGGCCTGCTCGTCAGCCTGGCCGGACTCTATGCGATGGGCCGCCAGTCGGGCGCCGTGGACTTCAATCAATCCCACGCCATCGACGTCGAGTCGATGGGCCTCTACTGGCACTTCGTCGACATCGTGTGGATCATTATTTTCCCCGTGGTCTACCTGCTCGAGTACTTCTAG
- the cysK gene encoding cysteine synthase A, producing the protein MAKIYKDITETIGNTPLVRLNRTAAAHGALADVLLKLEFFNPLSSVKDRIGLAMIEEGFRTGAINSKTVLIEATSGNTGIALAFVAASKGLKLILTMPETMSMERRRLLKVLGARVVLTEGPKGMKGAMAKAEEIHAKIPNSVILQQFNNLANPAIHRRTTAEEIWRDTDGKVDIVVSGIGTGGTITGVGEVLKAKKPGVRIVAVEPDSSAVLSGGAPGPHKLQGLGAGFIPAVLNTKIYDEVIRVKEADSAPISKQVNTQDGIPVGISSGAAIWAGLQLAKRPENSGKQIVVIVPSSSERYLSTWLFADISSESDSIEDLLAGS; encoded by the coding sequence ATGGCTAAAATATACAAAGACATCACAGAAACTATCGGTAATACCCCGCTCGTTCGCCTCAATCGCACCGCGGCCGCACACGGTGCCCTGGCGGATGTTCTTCTCAAGCTCGAGTTCTTCAATCCACTCTCGAGCGTCAAGGATCGGATTGGCCTGGCAATGATCGAGGAAGGTTTTCGCACCGGCGCGATAAACTCGAAAACCGTGCTGATCGAGGCCACCTCGGGAAACACAGGCATCGCCCTGGCATTTGTCGCGGCATCGAAGGGATTGAAACTCATCCTGACCATGCCGGAGACAATGTCCATGGAGCGCCGCAGACTTCTCAAGGTGCTTGGCGCGCGTGTCGTGCTGACCGAAGGGCCGAAGGGCATGAAGGGCGCGATGGCGAAGGCCGAGGAGATTCACGCGAAGATTCCCAACAGCGTCATTCTCCAGCAGTTCAACAATCTTGCCAACCCGGCCATCCACCGGAGGACAACGGCTGAGGAAATCTGGAGGGATACCGACGGGAAGGTTGACATTGTCGTATCCGGCATTGGCACCGGCGGCACGATCACGGGCGTTGGCGAAGTGCTGAAGGCTAAAAAGCCTGGTGTGAGGATTGTTGCGGTGGAGCCGGACTCGTCCGCCGTTCTCTCCGGCGGCGCGCCAGGTCCGCACAAGCTTCAGGGCCTCGGCGCCGGATTCATTCCCGCCGTTCTCAACACTAAGATCTACGACGAGGTCATCCGCGTGAAGGAGGCGGACTCCGCTCCGATCAGCAAGCAGGTGAACACCCAGGATGGCATTCCGGTCGGCATTTCCTCGGGCGCCGCAATATGGGCCGGGCTGCAACTGGCCAAGCGGCCGGAGAATTCAGGAAAGCAGATTGTGGTCATCGTGCCCTCCAGCAGCGAACGTTACCTCTCCACCTGGCTCTTTGCCGACATCAGTTCCGAAAGCGATTCCATCGAGGATCTCCTCGCTGGTTCCTGA
- a CDS encoding NTP transferase domain-containing protein yields the protein MSERTPPPGVIVLAGGFGTRVSHLLPGVPKPMAPVAGRPFVEWVVRAFARWGCRDFFLATGHLAEVVGNHFKSQPVPNISVTCRPETSPLGTAGGCIHALPAVIDDSRRWLVVNGDSLVLTDPRPLLAPIDAGVADAALLGLALPDASRFGTLEIGPDRFLKSFREKSPGAGTINAGVYAFSERALRSLPATRPLSFEFDVFPSLALNHRMQVTTVTAPFLDIGTPETLRAAEKFITAHRSHFA from the coding sequence ATGTCTGAACGCACACCTCCGCCCGGCGTCATCGTGCTTGCCGGCGGTTTCGGCACGCGGGTGAGTCACCTGCTGCCGGGCGTGCCCAAACCCATGGCACCCGTCGCGGGGCGCCCATTCGTCGAGTGGGTCGTGCGCGCCTTCGCCCGCTGGGGATGCCGCGATTTCTTCCTGGCAACCGGTCACCTGGCGGAGGTGGTCGGAAATCATTTCAAATCGCAGCCCGTCCCGAACATCTCCGTCACCTGCCGCCCGGAGACCAGTCCGCTGGGCACCGCTGGCGGATGCATCCACGCGCTGCCCGCCGTCATCGACGACAGCCGCCGATGGCTCGTGGTGAATGGCGACTCGCTCGTTCTCACCGACCCGCGCCCGCTACTCGCTCCCATTGACGCCGGTGTCGCGGACGCCGCGCTGCTCGGTCTCGCCCTGCCTGATGCCTCGCGCTTCGGCACGCTCGAGATTGGTCCCGACAGATTCCTCAAATCCTTTCGCGAAAAATCCCCCGGTGCTGGCACCATCAACGCGGGTGTCTATGCCTTCAGCGAACGCGCGCTCCGGTCGCTGCCCGCCACCCGCCCTCTCAGCTTCGAATTCGACGTCTTTCCATCGCTCGCGCTGAACCATCGCATGCAAGTGACAACCGTGACCGCGCCCTTCCTCGACATCGGCACGCCCGAAACACTCCGGGCCGCCGAGAAATTCATCACAGCCCACCGGAGCCATTTTGCATGA
- the ctaD gene encoding cytochrome c oxidase subunit I, translated as MDVTAKTDFIGKDSPASSERPAIFTRPTAKTGIVSWLTTVDHKRIGLLYGISALFFFLVGGAEALLIRLQLAVPNNTLLSAHTYNEMFTMHATTMIFLAVMPLSAAFFNYIMPLQIGARDVAFPRLNGFAYWLFLAGAIILNVGWFIKSGVPDVGWFGYAPLTSKAFSNTFATDISTDLWVMGLQVLGVSSVIGSLNFIVTIFNLRAPGMTMMRLPVFTWMTLFTAFMIVLSFPAITIALVGLMMDRQFGANFFEVSSGGLPILWQHLFWVFGHPEVYILILPAMGIISEILPCFSRKPLFGYPIVVFSGAVIGTLGFGVWSHHMFTTGMGTVATAAFALATMTIAVPTGVKIFNWIGTIWGGQLHMRTPMMFALGFVWTFMIGGFSGVMHAAAPADAQQQDSYFVVAHFHYVLIGGSLFALLAGIHYWFPLIFGRKVSELWGKLSFWMIFIGFNVTFFPMHFLGLNGMPRRTFTYDGNMGWNSANLIATIGAIILGIGIAVYFSVMIYTYYRGQRVGRDPWQARTLEWALPNPPPEYNFAVIPTIHARDAYWYEKQHRAEIATENAEHGRAEQAHGGIHMPSQSWFPFFTAMSILAGSLFFADHNFKGAICAGVCIVVFAYLWAWEGPGGYHIHLDKDGNEIPENKGSHSAH; from the coding sequence ATGGACGTCACAGCCAAAACAGATTTCATCGGCAAGGATTCACCGGCATCCTCCGAGCGCCCCGCAATTTTCACACGCCCCACGGCAAAGACCGGCATCGTCAGCTGGCTGACGACCGTCGATCACAAGCGCATCGGCCTTCTCTACGGGATCTCCGCGCTCTTCTTCTTCCTCGTCGGCGGAGCCGAGGCCCTCCTTATCCGCCTGCAGCTCGCCGTGCCCAACAACACCCTGCTGAGCGCGCACACCTACAACGAGATGTTCACCATGCACGCGACGACGATGATCTTCCTCGCGGTCATGCCGCTCTCAGCCGCGTTCTTCAACTACATCATGCCGCTGCAGATCGGGGCTCGCGACGTCGCGTTTCCACGTCTCAATGGATTCGCCTACTGGCTGTTTCTGGCAGGGGCGATCATTCTGAATGTCGGCTGGTTCATCAAGTCGGGCGTGCCCGACGTGGGCTGGTTCGGGTACGCACCGCTGACGTCGAAGGCGTTCTCGAACACCTTTGCCACGGACATCTCAACGGACCTTTGGGTCATGGGACTTCAGGTGCTCGGTGTTTCCTCGGTGATAGGCTCGCTCAACTTCATCGTCACCATCTTCAATCTGCGCGCGCCGGGCATGACGATGATGCGCCTGCCGGTGTTCACCTGGATGACACTGTTCACCGCATTCATGATCGTGCTTTCCTTTCCCGCGATCACCATCGCGCTGGTAGGCCTGATGATGGACCGTCAGTTCGGAGCGAATTTCTTCGAGGTGTCCAGCGGCGGGCTGCCGATTCTCTGGCAGCACCTCTTCTGGGTGTTCGGCCATCCGGAGGTGTACATCCTCATCCTTCCGGCAATGGGCATCATCTCGGAGATTCTCCCGTGTTTCTCGCGAAAGCCCCTCTTTGGTTATCCGATCGTTGTTTTCTCAGGCGCCGTGATCGGCACGCTCGGTTTCGGAGTCTGGTCCCACCACATGTTCACCACGGGCATGGGCACCGTCGCAACCGCGGCGTTTGCACTGGCGACCATGACCATCGCGGTGCCGACCGGCGTGAAGATCTTCAACTGGATCGGCACGATCTGGGGCGGACAGCTTCACATGCGAACTCCCATGATGTTCGCGCTTGGATTCGTGTGGACCTTCATGATCGGCGGATTCTCCGGTGTCATGCACGCCGCCGCGCCCGCCGACGCGCAGCAGCAGGACAGCTACTTCGTGGTGGCGCATTTCCACTACGTGCTCATCGGCGGATCACTCTTCGCGCTTCTCGCGGGCATCCACTATTGGTTCCCGCTCATCTTCGGACGCAAGGTCTCTGAACTCTGGGGCAAACTCTCCTTCTGGATGATTTTCATCGGCTTCAATGTGACGTTCTTCCCGATGCACTTCCTCGGGTTGAACGGCATGCCGCGCCGCACATTCACCTACGACGGCAACATGGGTTGGAATTCCGCCAATCTGATCGCCACCATCGGCGCGATCATCCTGGGCATCGGCATCGCCGTGTACTTCTCCGTGATGATCTACACCTACTACAGGGGCCAGCGTGTTGGACGCGACCCCTGGCAGGCGCGAACGCTGGAGTGGGCGCTTCCGAACCCGCCGCCCGAGTACAATTTTGCGGTGATTCCCACCATTCACGCCCGGGATGCGTACTGGTATGAAAAGCAGCACCGGGCCGAAATCGCCACGGAGAACGCCGAGCATGGAAGGGCCGAGCAGGCGCACGGCGGTATTCACATGCCAAGCCAGTCCTGGTTCCCGTTCTTCACCGCAATGTCCATTCTCGCAGGCAGCCTGTTCTTTGCGGATCACAACTTCAAGGGGGCGATCTGTGCGGGAGTCTGCATTGTTGTTTTCGCCTACCTGTGGGCGTGGGAGGGACCGGGTGGCTACCACATCCACCTCGACAAGGACGGCAATGAGATCCCGGAAAACAAGGGCTCCCATTCCGCCCACTAG
- a CDS encoding NAD-dependent epimerase/dehydratase family protein, with the protein MSDSLSIFVTGGNGFLGRHLTAALEKAGHRVVAPRSQECNLLNSGALAPWDAERFDRIYHLAAWTQAGDFCLHHPGEQWVHNQRINTTLLDWWSSRQPQAKLISIGTSCAYAPDRALREENYLDGQPIDSLFTYAMTKRMLWIGQLALAKQYGLKHLTLIPSTLYGPGYHADGRQLHFIFDLIRKILRGHLHNEPVVLWGNGHQRRELIHVDDFVRVALELSPRVEGQLVNVGAGEEFPIRTFAELICLQVGYDPSCIEYDTSRYTGARSKCLEIDRLRRLWPAFDPVSLATGLGPVIAWVRSSLVENAPDASRREPVASRI; encoded by the coding sequence ATGAGCGATTCGCTTTCGATATTCGTCACCGGCGGGAACGGCTTTCTCGGGCGTCACCTCACAGCAGCGCTGGAGAAGGCTGGCCATCGCGTCGTCGCCCCGCGATCACAGGAGTGCAATCTGCTCAACTCCGGCGCGCTCGCGCCCTGGGACGCAGAGCGGTTTGACCGCATCTACCATCTCGCCGCCTGGACGCAGGCCGGGGACTTCTGCCTGCATCATCCGGGTGAGCAGTGGGTGCACAATCAGCGCATCAACACCACCCTGCTCGACTGGTGGTCATCGCGCCAACCCCAAGCCAAACTCATTTCCATCGGTACGAGTTGCGCGTACGCGCCGGATCGCGCGCTCCGCGAGGAGAACTACCTCGACGGTCAGCCCATCGACAGCCTCTTCACCTACGCCATGACCAAGCGCATGCTGTGGATCGGCCAGCTTGCGCTCGCGAAGCAGTACGGCTTGAAGCATCTCACGCTCATTCCGTCCACGCTGTACGGACCGGGCTACCATGCGGACGGGCGGCAGCTACATTTCATCTTCGACCTGATCCGAAAAATTCTGCGCGGCCATCTCCACAATGAGCCGGTGGTGCTCTGGGGGAACGGACACCAGCGCCGCGAGTTGATCCACGTCGACGACTTTGTCCGCGTCGCACTCGAACTCAGCCCCCGAGTGGAAGGCCAGCTCGTCAACGTCGGCGCGGGCGAGGAGTTTCCCATCCGCACTTTCGCCGAACTGATCTGCCTGCAGGTCGGTTACGATCCCTCGTGCATCGAATACGACACCAGCCGCTACACGGGCGCGCGCTCGAAGTGCCTGGAGATCGACCGCCTCAGGCGCCTGTGGCCTGCGTTCGATCCGGTGTCGCTGGCGACCGGCCTTGGACCCGTGATCGCGTGGGTGCGCAGTTCGCTCGTGGAAAATGCACCCGATGCGAGCCGGCGCGAGCCTGTAGCGTCACGGATCTGA
- a CDS encoding cytochrome c oxidase assembly protein yields the protein MIDWRHWHNEPYLIGGLIVLGWLYGLLCGPLRHWMTSDADFPRRKAWAFYSSLVIFYLAVGSPLDQAGERFLLSAHMVQHLLLIYPAAILFLRGIPEWLLAPIARHSAVRRTLAFFFHPITCFVIYVAVLSAWHMPVLYDWALRDKTVHVIEHIMFFGAALFFWWPIASPARELPAIQPGAQILYLIAVTIGMTPLFAYIAFSDQILYPTYEFAPRIIAGFGPEDDQLLAAAIMKLGGMAVTVLVVGIAFYKWYKQSGSRREQLPP from the coding sequence ATGATCGACTGGCGCCACTGGCATAACGAACCCTACCTCATCGGCGGTCTCATTGTTCTGGGATGGCTCTACGGCCTGCTGTGCGGGCCGCTGCGGCACTGGATGACTTCCGATGCCGATTTCCCGCGCCGGAAGGCGTGGGCGTTCTACAGCTCACTGGTCATCTTCTATCTCGCGGTCGGATCCCCCCTTGATCAGGCGGGCGAACGCTTCCTTCTGAGCGCCCATATGGTGCAGCACCTGCTGCTGATCTACCCTGCGGCGATTCTTTTCCTTCGCGGCATTCCGGAATGGCTGCTCGCTCCCATTGCCCGGCATTCAGCCGTGCGCCGCACGCTGGCGTTTTTCTTCCATCCGATCACCTGCTTCGTGATCTACGTCGCCGTGCTCTCCGCATGGCACATGCCCGTCCTCTACGACTGGGCCCTGAGGGACAAGACCGTGCACGTCATCGAGCACATCATGTTCTTCGGCGCCGCACTTTTCTTCTGGTGGCCGATTGCGAGCCCGGCGCGCGAGCTGCCCGCAATCCAGCCGGGAGCGCAGATCCTCTATCTGATCGCGGTCACCATTGGGATGACCCCGCTGTTTGCCTACATCGCCTTTTCCGACCAAATCCTCTATCCAACCTACGAGTTCGCGCCGCGCATAATCGCCGGATTCGGCCCGGAAGACGATCAACTCCTCGCCGCAGCCATCATGAAACTCGGCGGCATGGCCGTCACGGTGCTGGTCGTCGGCATTGCCTTCTACAAGTGGTACAAGCAAAGCGGAAGCCGCAGGGAGCAGCTTCCGCCATGA
- a CDS encoding HAD-IIIA family hydrolase, whose product MATQHPANTCGAPADGKTPPNPCNAGRRALFLDRDGTLIVHVPYLHMPEEVKLIAGVSAALGEARASGFELYLFTNQSGVGRGLFDLDAVHAVNQRMLELLGGGDDLFADVCIAPEAPDAPAVYRKPSPRFILETCRADGLDPRQSWMIGDSPSDWEAGLAAGINVAAVGCNAEEPEQNRRLREARGVPGYSSLQEAVRAIVAAVSHPDSKR is encoded by the coding sequence GTGGCAACACAGCATCCAGCCAATACTTGCGGCGCTCCGGCGGATGGGAAGACCCCGCCCAATCCCTGCAATGCCGGCCGTCGCGCCTTGTTCCTCGACCGGGATGGTACGTTGATCGTGCATGTTCCCTACCTTCACATGCCTGAAGAAGTGAAACTGATCGCAGGTGTTAGTGCCGCGCTTGGGGAGGCGCGCGCGTCGGGATTTGAGCTGTATCTTTTCACCAACCAATCGGGAGTGGGCCGCGGGCTGTTCGACCTGGACGCCGTTCATGCCGTCAATCAGCGCATGCTCGAGCTCCTGGGTGGTGGCGACGATCTTTTTGCCGACGTGTGCATCGCGCCCGAGGCGCCGGATGCGCCGGCCGTCTACCGCAAACCGTCGCCGCGATTCATCCTGGAAACGTGCCGCGCCGATGGGCTCGATCCCCGGCAAAGCTGGATGATCGGGGACTCCCCGTCCGACTGGGAGGCGGGCCTCGCCGCGGGAATCAACGTAGCCGCGGTCGGCTGCAACGCTGAGGAGCCGGAGCAGAATCGCCGCCTGCGCGAGGCGAGGGGTGTTCCGGGTTATTCAAGTCTCCAGGAGGCGGTTCGCGCCATAGTCGCTGCGGTTTCGCATCCGGACTCGAAGCGTTGA
- a CDS encoding class I SAM-dependent methyltransferase produces MICRVCDSTQLTPAVDLGRQPWANHFLKPADAGSEPFYPLSVVLCDRCGTAQLDHTVPKETMFEDHTYLSGTTKTLSDHFQAVARSVDERYFRNRVGKAMLDIGSNDGTQLRHYRALGYDIVGVEPAKLPSDLANAAGLTTVRAFFNEQTARALDRTFEVINASGVFFHLEELHSVTKGIRACLAPDGVFIIQFLYMKRIVENDAFDQIYHEHLLYYNVRTLDVLLRRHGLALFDAELSPIHGGSIIAHATHAGSAKPSARLAEFIAVEDAAGANSLPWYQAFARRIATRREENRAYLQQCRLAGKRVFGLGAPVKGNTLLNYYGIGPDLIECLTERNPHRRGLVAPGSHIPVRIEDEFTDVPDVYYVLAWNFKQEILARYAHLIARGVEFYFPVNPRDT; encoded by the coding sequence ATGATCTGCCGCGTCTGCGATTCCACCCAGCTCACTCCGGCTGTCGATCTCGGACGCCAGCCGTGGGCCAACCACTTCCTCAAGCCGGCGGACGCGGGCAGCGAGCCCTTCTATCCGCTCTCCGTCGTGCTGTGCGATCGCTGCGGGACCGCTCAACTTGACCACACGGTTCCGAAGGAGACAATGTTTGAGGACCACACTTATCTGTCGGGCACCACCAAAACCCTGAGCGATCACTTTCAGGCTGTCGCCAGATCCGTCGACGAGCGCTACTTCAGGAATCGCGTCGGCAAGGCGATGCTGGACATCGGATCAAACGACGGAACGCAGCTCCGACACTATCGCGCGCTGGGATACGACATCGTTGGTGTTGAACCGGCAAAACTTCCCTCCGACCTCGCAAACGCCGCGGGCCTCACCACGGTGCGCGCCTTCTTCAACGAGCAGACCGCGCGCGCCCTCGACCGCACCTTCGAGGTCATCAACGCCTCGGGAGTCTTCTTCCATCTGGAGGAACTGCATTCCGTCACGAAAGGCATCCGTGCCTGCCTCGCACCGGACGGTGTCTTCATCATCCAGTTTCTCTACATGAAGCGCATCGTCGAGAACGACGCGTTCGACCAGATTTATCACGAGCACCTGCTGTACTACAATGTGCGCACGCTCGACGTGCTGCTCCGCCGGCACGGACTCGCGCTCTTCGACGCCGAGCTTTCACCGATCCACGGTGGATCCATCATAGCGCACGCGACGCACGCAGGCTCGGCGAAACCCAGCGCACGGCTTGCGGAGTTCATCGCCGTCGAGGATGCCGCCGGAGCAAATTCACTCCCCTGGTACCAGGCATTCGCCCGCCGCATCGCCACGCGCCGCGAGGAAAACCGGGCCTATCTGCAGCAGTGCCGACTGGCCGGAAAACGCGTGTTCGGCCTCGGCGCACCGGTCAAGGGCAACACCCTGCTCAACTACTACGGGATCGGCCCGGACCTGATCGAGTGCCTGACCGAGCGCAATCCGCATCGCCGCGGCCTTGTAGCGCCCGGCAGCCACATCCCGGTCCGGATCGAGGATGAATTCACCGACGTGCCCGACGTGTACTACGTGCTCGCATGGAACTTCAAGCAGGAGATTCTCGCGCGTTACGCGCACCTGATCGCACGCGGAGTCGAATTCTATTTTCCGGTCAACCCACGCGACACATGA